One Panicum virgatum strain AP13 chromosome 3N, P.virgatum_v5, whole genome shotgun sequence DNA segment encodes these proteins:
- the LOC120664129 gene encoding uncharacterized protein LOC120664129, with translation MPPPPPDRRDYLYREGRRHDGGGGGEPLLPPAPTPPRWRDSPYHPPPPPLRDHARPSPRRAPPSASSEGYYRQGGGAYDRSFPDEPPIGHTPSRSDRYWAEDDGGGCKGFGRYGGGGRRDGRDMRGSYRRSPFRGYGSDISRNHTEQPPPPPPRRSPLRSVAVPICYDPPGNRVDKGDRDNLARVTPWRRRESRSEIADAAGAGPVSVGQTNRPAPSEKASAQPLAGAAPHGADEEAPRKKARLGWGQGLAKYEKQKVQGPADLAEAVVDGSPADTEQKAAFPVPPPEPPAAPAPPPEPPAAPEPPAPAPVPPAAPASAAVYVPASVSASSPARCTSPVDAPSSAAPFCTSGPEDKSCEQTANTVINPTKDVPEAGDKTFNNEFSIKLDQLGDDPINSLANMLADVLQHDDSCSGDSKGPTSASKLLLLKESISKEIEKTELEIDLLEGELKSVNSEAGTAAEGSPTGVTYAENISPSSGTSKVPVSVEISETSHVMKEPGELISSPKPPSVQDVDAKGSDMMEIETAPVRNAKTVSSEESAVSPVVAEDPACAAAVLSPLKASEGAGSQIDMHNDRLETSPCHDNAESIKTEVSDDPPVRQCPHHDHKYSLFGSVTSANNNIAKVMNESLFKSLPADTLHLDLVAPSHHLSQSKNDHRIKERLGVFKNRLRLKEQILTLKFKAYRHLWKEDLRLLSAKKQRSKSNKRIDQSNRASHIGSQRQRSSNRSRLAMPAGNLSIFLTPEMSDVASKLFSEFQIKRCRNYLKMPALIIDEREKECLRFASKNSMVDDPVLVEKERVMINPWTQEEKEIFMEMLAKFGKDFSKISSLLVHKTTADCVEFYYKHHKSDSFREVKKLLDLRQHQPTGNFLGAKSGKKWNPEANAASLDMLGVASVVAAHGLEYANRVEKVSAKSLIRAAYGSNASFAAKKSSDRECINNAPLNERESVAADVLAGICGTLSPEGMGSCITSSADLGKISMTRMEHILAPEFDRSIDEEDSLSDEECEVDPVDWNDNEKSIFIEAMNNYGKDFARISSCVKSKSYEQCKVFFSKARKSLGLDLIHQGAADVSVPTSDTNGGRSDTDEACAAEMDSAICSTQSCSKIEMVCPTEKDIGGIITKQPELNISNGFDVVNSKTGEDEKKTEKKCGIVDHERFDEGTHQAACGPIDINCPESTEKLHGKDDVIDQVNMHNNSAISSSTEQAKAVPSEVQSCLDSVEVLHQTSKSPLGTGTDASQMEECSNHALDDKLMKAGNSGASSCIASDKCIRDNVHFANTISPTFASSYKHSVPADMPPTKPKPLVTPLTPKDLMPVQFSSAVPDPTAIRFDGIASITMPNFEDSGNRVSSSLGPKDMSKYPAFKDPTGNQHVTLFRNVDGYTNHLTTELPIFSERTASGTVSTSQTDRFTLTKFQNGRSSSLGLPNTSDGIQWARKHEEVLQGSLRSCSHNTSSDGDEQQKRPGDVKLFGKILSHQSSLQSSVSSCNGNKSKPPSPKVDTSSVRLSNNPRDRVVCSSRPGFTHLGLEERTARSYGHLDGSTTQPEPLLMMAKCQSLAGVPFYSAKNGTVSVFSDYQQPSIQPHQSDPKRLERFSDPQKRNGMEFISGFQQPGKISRFGGAGILVSGVSDPVAALKAQYGPSSKVMGSDVDPWKDIGSR, from the exons atgcctccgccgccgccggatcggaGGGACTATCTGTACAGGGAGGGCCGcaggcacgacggcggcggcgggggcgagccgCTCCTGCCGCCAgcccccacgccgccccgcTGGCGGGACTCGCCCTAccaccctccgccgccgcccctgcgggACCACGCGCggccctcgccgcgccgggcgccgccgtcggcctccTCAG AAGGTTACTACcgacagggcggcggcgcgtacgACCGCTCCTTCCCTGATGAGCCGCCGATAGGCCACACGCCATCGCGCTCAGACCGGTACTGGGCGGAAGACGACGGCGGAGGATGCAAGGGCTTCGGCCGgtacggtggcggcggccggagggacGGCCGTGACATGAGGGGGTCTTACCGAAGGTCGCCGTTCAGGGGCTATGGAAGCGACATCTCCAGGAACCATACGGAGCAGccccctccgcccccgccgagGAGGTCTCCGTTGAGGTCAGTCGCTGTTCCGATCTGCTACGACCCTCCAGGCAATAGAGTTGACAAGGGGGATAGGGACAACCTCGCGCGGGtgacaccatggaggaggagggagagcagATCTGAGATTGCGGATGCTGCTGGGGCTGGACCTGTGTCTGTTGGCCAGACCAATCGGCCGGCGCCCTCAGAGAAGGCTTCAGCTCAGCCTTTGGCTGGGGCAGCTCCTCACGGGGCTGATGAGGAGGCGCCAAGGAAGAAGGCTCGACTTGGATGGGGGCAAGGTTTGGCCAAGTATGAGAAGCAGAAGGTGCAAGGCCCTGCAGATCTTGCTGAAGCTGTTGTTGATGGGAGCCCAGCTGATACTGAACAGAAAGCTGCTTTTCCTGTGCCTCCGCCTGAGCCGCCTGCTGCTCCCGCTCCTCCACCTGAACCTCCTGCTGCGCCTGAGCCTCCTGCTCCTGCGCCTGTGCCGCCTGCTGCACctgcctctgctgctgtgtATGTGCCTGCTTCTGTATCTGCATCTTCACCTGCGCGCTGCACATCTCCGGTTGATGCACCATCATCTGCAGCACCATTTTGTACCTCAG GGCCTGAAGATAAATCTTGTGAACAGACGGCAAATACGGTCATAAACCCTACTAAAGATGTCCCTGAAGCTGGTGATAAAACTTTCAACAATGAATTCTCCATTAAGTTAGATCAGCTGGGTGATGATCCTATTAATTCCCTTGCAAACATGCTTGCTGACGTTCTCCAACATGATGATTCTTGCTCTGGGGATTCTAAAGGGCCAACCAGTGCAAGTAAGCTGCTGCTACTGAAGGAAAGTATTTCCAAGGAGATTGAAAAGACCGAACTCGAGATTGATTTGTTGGAAGGTGAACTTAAATCTGTAAATTCTGAGGCCGGAACAGCTGCTGAGGGTTCTCCCACAGGTGTCACATATGCAGAAAATATTTCACCTTCTAGTGGGACATCAAAGGTCCCTGTTAGTGTGGAGATCTCTGAAACATCTCATGTGATGAAAGAACCAGGGGAGCTCATCAGCTCTCCTAAGCCACCTTCGGTGCAGGATGTTGATGCCAAAGGTTCTGATATGATGGAAATTGAGACTGCTCCAGTTCGTAATGCAAAAACAGTTTCTTCAGAAGAGAGTGCTGTATCTCCTGTAGTTGCAGAGGATCCGGCCTGTGCAGCTGCTGTCCTTAGCCCATTGAAAGCTTCTGAAGGAGCTGGGTCTCAAATTGATATGCACAATGACAGGCTGGAAACTTCTCCATGCCATGATAATGCTGAGTCAATCAAAACAGAAGTTAGTGATGACCCACCAGTGAGGCAATGCCCACACCATGATCATAAGTATAGCTTATTTGGGTCAGTTACATCTGCCAATAACAATATAGCCAAAGTAATGAATGAATCGTTATTTAAATCATTGCCTGCTGATACACTTCACCTTGATTTAGTGGCACCGAGTCATCATCTGAGCCAAAGTAAGAATGACCATCGTATCAAAGAAAGGCTTGGAGTATTTAAAAATAGGCTGAGGTTGAAAGAGCAGATTCTTACCTTAAAGTTCAAGGCATATCGTCACTTGTGGAAAGAGGATCTGCGATTGCTTTCTGCGAAGAAACAACGCTCAAAGTCTAACAAGCGCATTGATCAGAGCAACCGGGCATCACATATTGGATCTCAGAGGCAACGCTCCTCCAACCGTTCACGATTGGCCATGCCTG CTGGTAATTTAAGTATATTCTTAACTCCAGAAATGTCAGATGTTGCAAGCAAGTTGTTTTCAGAATTTCAGATTAAGCGCTGCAGAAACTACCTGAAAATGCCAGCGCTGATTATAgatgagagagagaaggaatGCTTGAGGTTTGCCAGCAAGAATAGCATGGTCGATGATCCTGTTTTAGTCGAGAAGGAGCGGGTAATGATAAATCCATGGacacaagaagaaaaggaaatattTATGGAGATGCTTGCTAAATTTGGCAAGGATTTCTCCAAAATCTCCAGTCTCCTTGTGCACAAAACTACTGCTGATTGTGTGGAGTTCTACTACAAGCATCATAAATCAGATAGTTTCCGAGAAGTTAAGAAACTTTTGGACCTTCGACAACATCAACCCACTGGCAATTTTCTGGGAGCGAAATCTGGAAAGAAATGGAATCCTGAGGCAAACGCTGCTAGTCTTGATATGCTTGGAGTAGCATCAGTAGTAGCAGCCCATGGCCTTGAATATGCAAACAGAGTGGAGAAAGTCTCTGCGAAATCCCTCATCCGTGCTGCATATGGGTCCAATGCTTCTTTTGCAGCCAAAAAATCTTCTGACAGGGAATGCATTAATAATGCACCGTTGAATGAGAGAGAATCTGTTGCTGCTGATGTATTAGCAGGCATATGTGGCACTCTCTCTCCTGAGGGAATGGGCTCATGCATCACTAGTTCTGCTGATCTTGGTAAGATTAGCATGACAAGAATGGAGCATATCTTAGCCCCCGAATTTGACAGAAGCATTGATGAGGAAGATTCACTGTCAGATGAAGAGTGTGAAGTTGATCCTGTTGATTGGAATGATAATGAGAAGTCAATTTTCATTGAGGCTATGAACAACTACGGAAAGGACTTCGCTAGGATTTCATCATGTGTGAAAAGCAAGTCGTATGAGCAGTGCAAAGTATTCTTCAGCAAGGCTCGGAAATCACTTGGTTTGGATTTGATCCATCAAGGAGCAGCTGATGTTAGTGTGCCAACTAGTGATACAAATGGAGGGAGGAGTGATACTGATGAGGCCTGTGCTGCTGAAATGGATTCAGCTATCTGTAGCACACAGTCATGTTCAAAAATTGAGATGGTATGCCCTACTGAAAAAGACATTGGAGGTATAATCACAAAGCAGCCAGAACTTAATATATCAAATGGGTTTGATGTTGTGAACAGTAAAACTGGGGAAGATGAGAAGAAAACTGAAAAAAAATGTGGTATTGTTGATCATGAAAGGTTCGATGAAGGTACTCATCAAGCAGCATGTGGTCCTATTGACATCAATTGCCCAGAAAGCACAGAGAAGCTGCATGGAAAAGATGATGTCATTGACCAAGTAAATATGCACAACAATAGTGCCATCAGCTCCTCGACTGAGCAAGCAAAGGCAGTGCCCTCGGAAGTCCAATCCTGTTTAGATTCTGTTGAGGTACTTCATCAAACAAGCAAATCCCCTTTGGGGACTGGCACTGATGCTTCCCAGATGGAAGAATGTTCCAACCATGCTCTTGACGATAAGCTAATGAAAGCTGGAAATTCTGGTGCCTCATCTTGCATAGCTTCCGATAAATGTATTAGGGACAATGTTCACTTTGCAAACACCATTAGTCCTACATTCGCTTCAAGTTATAAGCATTCTGTGCCAGCGGATATGCCCCCGACAAAACCAAAGCCATTGGTTACTCCCCTTACCCCAAAGGACTTAATGCCTGTACAGTTCAGTTCTGCAGTTCCTGATCCTACCGCAATTCGTTTTGATGGCATAGCTTCAATAACAATGCCCAATTTTGAGGACAGTGGTAACAGAGTCAGCAGTTCTTTAGGGCCCAAAGATATGAGCAAGTACCCAGCTTTTAAAGACCCAACCGGTAATCAGCATGTCACATTGTTTCGTAATGTTGATGGTTACACGAACCATCTGACAACTGAATTACCAATTTTTTCTGAAAGAACTGCAAGTGGCACTGTGAGTACTTCTCAGACTGATCGGTTCACTCTAACAAAATTCCAGAATGGCAGGTCCAGCAGTTTGGGCCTTCCAAACACTTCCGATGGGATTCAATGGGCCAGAAAACACGAAGAAGTACTGCAAGGTTCTCTGAGGTCATGCTCTCACAATACAAGTTCTGATGGTGATGAGCAACAAAAGCGGCCTGGTGATGTCAAGTTATTTGGGAAGATTCTCAGTCATCAATCATCCTTGCAAAGTTCTGTCTCATCATGTAATGGTAACAAGAGCAAGCCTCCCTCGCCAAAGGTTGACACGTCATCTGTGAGATTGTCGAACAATCCAAGGGATCGTGTGGTTTGTTCTTCCAGGCCTGGCTTCACTCATTTGGGTCTGGAGGAAAGAACAGCTCGGAGCTATGGCCATTTGGATGGAAGCACAACACAGCCAGAGCCACTGCTAATGATGGCGAAGTGCCAGAGCTTAGCCGGTGTACCGTTTTACTCGGCTAAAAATGGCACTGTTAGTGTGTTTTCAGATTATCAACAGCCTTCGATTCAGCCGCATCAGTCAGATCCAAAACGGCTGGAAAGGTTTTCTGATCCTCAGAAGCGCAACGGAATGGAGTTCATCTCGGGTTTCCAGCAGCCTGGTAAAATCTCACGGTTTGGGGGTGCTGGTATCCTTGTAAGCGGGGTCTCAGACCCTGTGGCTGCTCTCAAGGCCCAGTATGGTCCCAGTTCTAAGGTTATGGGCAGTGACGTGGATCCTTGGAAGGACATAGGAAGCAGGTAG
- the LOC120664130 gene encoding uncharacterized protein LOC120664130 isoform X2 — protein MSRKVSDREDDDDEQEVSRMGEPPQLVRGRPLGVSPRSRQDLIHSQLSVCDEYLVNHIVSYSPLDFPEEWLKLQLLCHFRNQQELAQLLLIQAAHAKVCKAS, from the exons ATGTCCAGGAAAGTTTCCGATCGcgaggacgatgacgacgagcaGGAGGTATCGAGGATGGGGGAGCCTCCCCAGCTGGTCCGCGGCCGGCCGTTAGGCGTTAGCCCGCGATCCCGCCAAG ATCTAATTCATTCACAACTTAGTGTTTGTGATGAATATTTGGTGAACCACATTGTATCGTACTCGCCTCTTGATTTTCCAGAAGAATGGTTGAAGCTACAGTTGCTTTGTCATTTCAGAAACCAACAAG AACTGGCACAACTACTGTTGATACAAG CAGCTCATGCCAAAGTATGCAAGGCATCCTAG
- the LOC120664130 gene encoding uncharacterized protein LOC120664130 isoform X1 produces MSRKVSDREDDDDEQEVSRMGEPPQLVRGRPLGVSPRSRQDLIHSQLSVCDEYLVNHIVSYSPLDFPEEWLKLQLLCHFRNQQVLPAELAQLLLIQAAHAKVCKAS; encoded by the exons ATGTCCAGGAAAGTTTCCGATCGcgaggacgatgacgacgagcaGGAGGTATCGAGGATGGGGGAGCCTCCCCAGCTGGTCCGCGGCCGGCCGTTAGGCGTTAGCCCGCGATCCCGCCAAG ATCTAATTCATTCACAACTTAGTGTTTGTGATGAATATTTGGTGAACCACATTGTATCGTACTCGCCTCTTGATTTTCCAGAAGAATGGTTGAAGCTACAGTTGCTTTGTCATTTCAGAAACCAACAAG TTTTACCTGCAGAACTGGCACAACTACTGTTGATACAAG CAGCTCATGCCAAAGTATGCAAGGCATCCTAG